TAGGATAGTGTGCTACCAAATCGCCAGTTTTCTTGTTGACCAGTGCGAGGCAGGCCGTTGATATAAGTTTGCCCTCCGGTGAAATAGGTTGCATCAGCAGAAATCCAGGCAGTATTTGGAAAGTAGTAAATCACATGCGACTCGCCCGAATATAAAGGGCTTTGAGATAGAGTATTGCTACCCATATAGTTGGTGTTGCTCGTATAAATACTGGCCATCGTGGCCAACTCTAGACGCCAGGGCCCGATGGCCTGCGACGCCCCAAAGCCTGGTTGAATGACAGAGCGATTGGCGCCAACGTTCACCATTTGTTGGCTGTTATATTTTCCCCAGGGAATGGAAGCGGCAAGGCTAGCGCCAATAATGAGATCTTGTTGGTAATTTTTAAACTCGCTGTTGGTAAGCGCTGGAGCACCATATAAATTAGCCGATGCCTTGATCACAGGATCGGAGAGGCCTTCTGCAGACGCATTAATGGCTTGGCCCTTGAGCGTGCCAGTGCCTGATAGCTCAGAATAGGGTAGCAATAGGGTGATTCTTCCGGATTGACCGGCAACATCAAGTACGTGTGTAGTGCTAATGGCTTGGGTGTTTAAGGTGTAGGAGCCGCTTTTAGCTTGTGCAAGGCTACCACTGATAAAGTTCATTCCAATCGGCGCATTGGAATAGGCGCGTGCTTCAATTTCTTGAGCGGAGGCGCTCAGCGAAGTGAGTGCTGCAAAGAAAAAGATTAGAACTAAATATGGAATGAGGCCAGCCAAGCGAAAAGGACTAATCAAGGTTTACTTTGCCCAAAATGACTACTTGGAGCCAAATAAGATTCTGAGCGTTGCCGTTGATCCCAACTGTAAGCGCATGCCTATTAGAACCAAATAAGGCCAGACGATAAGCCAGTACACAATCGACATGGCCAATACATGCAAAGGACTACGCTGACCAAATGAGAGCATGGAGCTAAAAAATTCTTTGCCATGTATTAATCCCTCAACACCAGCTTCAATGTAATTTAAAGCTAAAACAATGATGAGGTATACAAAGGATTCAATGAGCATAGAGCGAATCACCCCATGATCACTATTTACTTTGATTGGGAAAATGGCCTGTGCAATTAAAAGGAACTTTGCGGAAATTGCGGCTTTGATAATGGCGATACCAAATACTTCAAGGGGAATAGGTCTTTCGTCTAAAGTAGTTACAGCCAAAAAAGAAAGGGCGCAAAACCAACTTCCAAAATAGAGAGTTAAGGCAAAGTTTCTTGGCTTCGTCGATTGCCTTGTCTTTTAAGGTATGAGGCTGTGGGCTGGAGTCTGGTGTGTTAGTCATGAGGGGTTTCTATTTAGGCGTTGCAGCAAGATTCGCCGCTAGAGCATGCGCTGGCAGTTTCTACCGGAGCTGGTTCATGGGTATAGCGGGCAATATAAGCTTTATTCCCTTTAAAGGGGGCTTTAATCCATACGACATGCCCAGAACCAGGCGCAACATCAATTGGCTCACCACTCATATTCCACATGGCATCGAGAACAAGATCTTGGTTTCCATGGGGCTCAATTATTTCCAGTTTATCGCCAACTGAAAAACGATTTTTTACCTCTACCTTCACGCGACCAGACGTTTTATCAATGTCGAGAGTCTCGCCCACATAAAGACTTCTTCCAGAGAGTGAGTGACCTCGCATATAGAGCTGATACTCCTTATCGTGGTGACGCTCGTAAAAGCCGTCGGTATAACCACGGTTTGCAAGCCCTTCTAGATTGCCAAGCAAAGCAGTGTTAAAGGGTCTTCCAGCAACGGCATCATCAATTGCAGCGCGATAAGCTTGGCAGGTACGAGAGACGTAATAAGGTGACTTGGTGCGACCTTCAATTTTGAAAGAGTCAACACCCATTGCTGTTAAACGCTCAATATGTTTAATGGCGCGTAAATCTTTGGAATTCATGATGTAGGTACCGTGTTCATCTTCTTCCATCGGCATTAATTCATCGGGACGACGAGCCTCTTGAAGGAGTACAACATCACCGCTAGACACCTGTTGACCGGGCTTTACCTTGTAATCCCAGCGACAAGCATTGGTGCAAGCCCCTTGATTCGAATCGCGGTGAGACATGTAGCCAGAAAGCAAACATCTACCAGAGTAGGCAATACACAGAGCACCATGGACAAATACTTCCAATTCCATTTCATGGCAGTCTTGACGAACTTCTTCAATCTCATCAAAAGATAGTTCACGAGACAAAATCACGCGACTAATGCCTACTGAGCGCCAAAACTTAGCAGAGGCACCGTTTACTGTATTGGCTTGCACAGATAAATGGATCGGCATATCTGGCCATGCTTCTCTAGCCATCATGATTAAACCTGGATCAGACATGATCAGAGCATCAGGTTTTAGAGCCACCACAGGAGACATATCTTTTATATAGGTGCGTGTTTTGGCACCATGAGGCAATAAGTTGGAGACTAAATAAAACTTCTTGCCCAAATTGTGGGCAGTATCGATTCCTTGTTTTAATACTTCAATCTTGCCAAAGTCATTATTGCGAACTCGTAAAGAATAGCGGGGCTGACCTGCATAAATGGCATCTGCTCCAAAATCAAAAGCAGTTTGGAGCATTTGTAGGCTGCCAGCAGGCGCTAGGAGTTCAGGGATCTTCTTCATTTGAGTATTTTAGTGCGGCAGCCGTATTTTGGTGTGGGGGCTGAAAAAGAAAAAACCACCTAAAAAAGGTGGTTTTTATTGTTTGGCTCCTCGACCTGGGCTCGAACCAGGGACCTACGGATTAACAGTCCGGCGCTCTACCGACTGAGCTATCGAGGAATAAGCCGATATTATAGCAAGATGAAATCACTTCTTCCCACTTCTGTGCAGATCCCCAAAGTATTGACCATCGCTGGGTCCGATAGTGGCGGCGGGGCGGGGCTTCAGGCTGACCTGAAGGTAATTACGGCATTGGGCGGTTTTGGGATGTCGGTGATCACTGCGATTACTGCTCAAAATACAATGGGCGTAACTCGCATCCAAGATGTTGACTTAGAGGTGGTGGAAGCACAAATTGATGCTGTTTTGTTAGATATTGGCGCTGATATTGTCAAGGTTGGCATGTTAGCTAGTCCAGAAATTGTCCATGTGGTTGCAAGCACTTTGCGCAAACATGACGTCAAACGCATCGTCCTTGACCCAGTTTTGCGAGCAACTTCTGGCGCCAGTTTAGGAGGCGATGACACTGCCCAAGCCATGATTGTTGAACTTTTTCCAATTGCAACAGTAGTGACACCCAATTTAGACGAAGCATCTTTATTGTTGGGTCGTGATATCAATGGACCGCAAGACTTTACATCTGCTGCGCAAGAGTTGTTAGATATGGGTCCTCAAGCAGTCCTAATTAAAGGGGGGCATTTAGATAGGACGCATACCCAGCTTACTGATTTTTTTAATGTGGCGCACTATTGAAGATGGGCTTGAGGTAGTGCAGTTTAAAGAGTATAAGCATTACCGCGTTAATACAGTGAATACGCATGGCACTGGTTGCTCTTTGGCTTCCGCTATTGCCACCTATTTAGCTGATGGGCATGATCTGCAGCATGCCGTAGCAAAAGCCATTGCTTATGTGCAAGCAGGCCTTGAAGCGGGGCGGTTCCTTAGTATTGGTGAGGGTCCTGGGCCGTTGTGGCATATGCATGATTTCTATTCAACAGTTTTGTTGGATGAAAACAAGAATTCTTAAGCTTGCATTAATTCTTGCAAAAGCTTGACTGCCGCCTTGGGATCTTTTGCTTGAGTAATGGCGCGTACAACTGCTACTGAACCAACACCACTCTTAGCAACAGCATGAATACTATCCTGATCTATTCCGCCAATTGCCACCAAAGGGTAATGGCTCATGAGCTTGGCATATTGATAGAGACGTCCAAGTCCTTGAGGTGCCGTGGGCATTTTTTTGAGATTGGTGGGAAATACAGCACCCATCGCTATGTAGCTAGGACAAAAACGATCCGCAATAACAAGCTCAGCATAGCCATGAGTGCTTAAGCCAAGTCGCAGACCCGCTTCACGAATCTGCCCAAGGTCAGCGGTAGCTAAGTCTTCTTGTCCCAAGTGAACGCCATAAGCCTGTGCATCAATCGCTTCTTGCCAATAGTCGTTGATAAAAAAGTCGTTGATAAAAAGAAGGGTTTTGCTTCCTTCAGTTGCTTTAACGGCCTCGCGCACCTGCTTTCTGATTTTGTAGCTGTCCTCTGATTTAAAGCGTAATTGAACTGTAGGAATCTGAGCATCAACCATGCGTTTTACCCAATCGGCGTCAGGCATCACGCCATACAAACCTAAGCGCTTAGGACACTCTTTGAATGCATTAGGGTTCATATTGCGAGTCCAGGGGAGCAAGTCAAAATGCTCTGGTCTACTGGGCCACTTAAAAGGATTAAAGCCCCCATCCTGCAGTGTCATGCGTGACCATGCCTTACCGAGCACCTTAGCATCGGATTCGATAAAACCCATTTCAATAGCAGCCAAGGCTCCCGCTAACTCGTAGTGATCGGTAGCAGCTTCATTGTCAATTCGGGGTGGGGGAGAGCTGAGCGAGAACTGCGGAATCGGAATGCATAAATCATCATTGCGATGGGCATTCACAATTTGATCGGCGAGGTCTCGAATCAGGCTCATGGAACTAGTCTACTTTATGACTGGTGCCAAAATGGAGTACCAACTAATGGAGTGCTGGCTTGGGCTGATGCTTGGGGCTGCATAGCACCGGAGAGGTAAGCAGTTCGACCAGCACCCACAGCCGTAGCGAAGGCTTTAGCCATAGCAACGGGATCATTGGCAAGTGCTACAGCGGTATTGAGAAGGACGCCATCAAAGCCCCATTCCATCACTGTGCAAGCGTGAGAGGGTAGGCCTAATCCAGCATCCACAATCAGCGGCACCCGAATGCGATCGCGCAATAGTTTCATGGCATAAGGATTTAAGGGCCCCTGACCGGTACCAATAGGAGCAGCCCAAGGCATGATCGCTTGGCAACCGACATCCACTAAGCGCTGACACAAAATTAAATCCTCAGTGCAATATGGCAATACCTTAAAACCATCTTTAATTAATGTCTCGGCGGTTTGCACAAGGCGCAGAGTATCTGGTTGCAATGTATAGTCATCGCCAATCAACTCGAGCTTAATCCAATCGCTCTCAAAAACTTCTCTTGCCATTTGCGCAGTAGTGATTACTTCTTGAGGGCTATGGCAACCTGCAGTGTTGGGCAATACTGGTATAGCTATTTTCTTAAGTAAATCCCAAAAGCCGCTATGCGCCTCAGTCGTGCTCGTGCCTTGACGGCGCAAGCTCACCGTAATCATCGCCGGGTTTGCTGTATTTACAGCATTTTCTAAAACCTGTGGTGATGGGTAGCGTGAAGTACCTAGTAACAAGCGACTGGCAAAACTCTCACCATACAGGACTAGCGCATCAGCACTGCTGAGATTATTTGGTAACGGAGCTGTCATAAGTAACGTAGGGAGGTGAATTTATCTAAAGACTTTAGCCACCAGTCACTGGGGCAATGACTTCAATTTGATCGTTCTCATGCAGGGTATATTCCGCATACTGGGTTTTGGGTACAAAGTTCAGATTCACGGCGACTGCATAAGGGGGTTTTGCATTAATCAGCGAGAGCGCATCAGTAATGACGCTGTGACTTGGTAGCTCGTATGCAACTTGGTTGACGATTACGCGCATACGCCGACCTCGCTGTTGCTTGCTTGATAAACAATACTTAAGCCTAAGTCTAAAGCGGAATTACTATGACCTTGCTCTATTAATTCTAGGGCGCAATCTAAAATTGCCGGAGAAATCATAAAGCCGTGGCGATAGAGGCCATTGATCATTATCAGATCAGCAAGTCCTAGATCTTTTTGAACGCGGATCTGCGGTAAATTATTTTTTAAAGTAGGGCGACATTGCGTTGCCATCTCTAAGATGCGCGCTTCAGCAAAACCGCTATGTACGGTATAGACTGCACTCAGAAGCTCCATCGCAGAGCGCACGCTCATTTCAGAAAGATCATCCGACTCAATTTCAGTGGCTCCAACGACATAAACATCGTTTTCTTTGGGTGCAATATAAATGGGATAACGCGGATGAATTAAACGTGTTGGCCTATGCAGTTTTACTTCTGGGGCATACAAGCGAATCACTTCACCACGAACGCCTCGTAGGGAGTTGGCATCATTAGCCCAGGCTGCTGTTGCTCCAGTGCCGCGGCAGTCAATCACAAATTGATAACCATGCTTTTCACGAAGGCTAGCTGGATCAATCTGAGAATTC
This genomic interval from Polynucleobacter necessarius contains the following:
- a CDS encoding thiazole synthase, which produces MTAPLPNNLSSADALVLYGESFASRLLLGTSRYPSPQVLENAVNTANPAMITVSLRRQGTSTTEAHSGFWDLLKKIAIPVLPNTAGCHSPQEVITTAQMAREVFESDWIKLELIGDDYTLQPDTLRLVQTAETLIKDGFKVLPYCTEDLILCQRLVDVGCQAIMPWAAPIGTGQGPLNPYAMKLLRDRIRVPLIVDAGLGLPSHACTVMEWGFDGVLLNTAVALANDPVAMAKAFATAVGAGRTAYLSGAMQPQASAQASTPLVGTPFWHQS
- a CDS encoding bifunctional hydroxymethylpyrimidine kinase/phosphomethylpyrimidine kinase: MWRTIEDGLEVVQFKEYKHYRVNTVNTHGTGCSLASAIATYLADGHDLQHAVAKAIAYVQAGLEAGRFLSIGEGPGPLWHMHDFYSTVLLDENKNS
- a CDS encoding FAD-dependent oxidoreductase; the protein is MNTSALSKSKYAVVGAGLMGRLIAVTLAQGGAQVDVFDQGKPDATGAAARIAAAMLAPLAESAITEDNVVRMGIHSLPRWKELIEQLAKPVFFQQDGTLILWHRQDAAEAERFSQHLEKNCLHNPQLPLPKKLTNHELRHLEAGVADRFTQGLYLPHEGQLDNRQLLDALLYELSVLKVNCHWNSQIDPASLREKHGYQFVIDCRGTGATAAWANDANSLRGVRGEVIRLYAPEVKLHRPTRLIHPRYPIYIAPKENDVYVVGATEIESDDLSEMSVRSAMELLSAVYTVHSGFAEARILEMATQCRPTLKNNLPQIRVQKDLGLADLIMINGLYRHGFMISPAILDCALELIEQGHSNSALDLGLSIVYQASNSEVGVCA
- the thiS gene encoding sulfur carrier protein ThiS, whose product is MRVIVNQVAYELPSHSVITDALSLINAKPPYAVAVNLNFVPKTQYAEYTLHENDQIEVIAPVTGG
- a CDS encoding peptidase U32 family protein, coding for MKKIPELLAPAGSLQMLQTAFDFGADAIYAGQPRYSLRVRNNDFGKIEVLKQGIDTAHNLGKKFYLVSNLLPHGAKTRTYIKDMSPVVALKPDALIMSDPGLIMMAREAWPDMPIHLSVQANTVNGASAKFWRSVGISRVILSRELSFDEIEEVRQDCHEMELEVFVHGALCIAYSGRCLLSGYMSHRDSNQGACTNACRWDYKVKPGQQVSSGDVVLLQEARRPDELMPMEEDEHGTYIMNSKDLRAIKHIERLTAMGVDSFKIEGRTKSPYYVSRTCQAYRAAIDDAVAGRPFNTALLGNLEGLANRGYTDGFYERHHDKEYQLYMRGHSLSGRSLYVGETLDIDKTSGRVKVEVKNRFSVGDKLEIIEPHGNQDLVLDAMWNMSGEPIDVAPGSGHVVWIKAPFKGNKAYIARYTHEPAPVETASACSSGESCCNA
- a CDS encoding transporter encodes the protein MISPFRLAGLIPYLVLIFFFAALTSLSASAQEIEARAYSNAPIGMNFISGSLAQAKSGSYTLNTQAISTTHVLDVAGQSGRITLLLPYSELSGTGTLKGQAINASAEGLSDPVIKASANLYGAPALTNSEFKNYQQDLIIGASLAASIPWGKYNSQQMVNVGANRSVIQPGFGASQAIGPWRLELATMASIYTSNTNYMGSNTLSQSPLYSGESHVIYYFPNTAWISADATYFTGGQTYINGLPRTGQQENWRFGSTLSYPVDKQNSIRLSGTKGVYSRTDASYNAMGISWQFRWGGTP
- the thiD gene encoding bifunctional hydroxymethylpyrimidine kinase/phosphomethylpyrimidine kinase — protein: MKSLLPTSVQIPKVLTIAGSDSGGGAGLQADLKVITALGGFGMSVITAITAQNTMGVTRIQDVDLEVVEAQIDAVLLDIGADIVKVGMLASPEIVHVVASTLRKHDVKRIVLDPVLRATSGASLGGDDTAQAMIVELFPIATVVTPNLDEASLLLGRDINGPQDFTSAAQELLDMGPQAVLIKGGHLDRTHTQLTDFFNVAHY
- a CDS encoding thiamine phosphate synthase, with the protein product MSLIRDLADQIVNAHRNDDLCIPIPQFSLSSPPPRIDNEAATDHYELAGALAAIEMGFIESDAKVLGKAWSRMTLQDGGFNPFKWPSRPEHFDLLPWTRNMNPNAFKECPKRLGLYGVMPDADWVKRMVDAQIPTVQLRFKSEDSYKIRKQVREAVKATEGSKTLLFINDFFINDYWQEAIDAQAYGVHLGQEDLATADLGQIREAGLRLGLSTHGYAELVIADRFCPSYIAMGAVFPTNLKKMPTAPQGLGRLYQYAKLMSHYPLVAIGGIDQDSIHAVAKSGVGSVAVVRAITQAKDPKAAVKLLQELMQA